From the genome of Lotus japonicus ecotype B-129 chromosome 6, LjGifu_v1.2, one region includes:
- the LOC130725947 gene encoding THO complex subunit 7A-like, which translates to MLGKTRKVSARGEAVAANYAFGPAEDDAIIKHRLLTRTTTTRGEPPLKKLQKKFTSFVSEIDKDDDDEENYADCDKLARAFLQELTAFEIPLLKSKAVVDANVREQENFNELNDEMNRQILQAQADIEVLKKQLEESKVERRHKEECEAIRKLIALQPPRAKTMKVNTELEKEIAALEAENTAGSRLLELRKKQFALLLHVVDELQNTIEEDQKSLVEEMRIATEELKNGMEDASGGSESMAIDQ; encoded by the exons ATGCTCGGAAAGACAAGGAAGGTTTCGGCGCGCGGCGAAGCAGTGGCGGCCAACTACGCCTTCGGCCCCGCCGAAGACGACGCAATCATCAAGCACAGGCTCCTCACCCGAACAACAACCACCAGAGGCGAACCACCACTGAAGAAGCTTCAGAAGAAGTTCACCTCCTTCGTCTCCGAGATCGACAAGGACGACGACGACGAAGAAAACTACGCCGACTGCGACAAGCTCGCCAGAGCCTTCTTGCAGGAGCTAACCGCTTTCGAGATCCCGCTTCTCAAGAGCAAGGCGGTTGTGGATGCCAATGTGAGGGAGCAGGAGAATTTCAACGAGTTGAATGATGAGATGAATCGCCAGATCTTGCAGGCGCAGGCGGATATTGAGGTGTTGAAGAAGCAATTGGAAGAGAGTAAGGTCGAGAGGCGGCATAAGGAGGAGTGCGAGGCTATTAGGAAGTTGATTGCTCTGCAGCCGCCGAGGGCGAAGACGATGAAGGTTAACACGGAGCTGGAGAAAGAGATTGCAGCATTGGAGGCAGAGAATACAGCTGGTTCTAGATTGTTGGAGCTGAGGAAGAAGCAGTTTGCACTTTTGTTGCATGTG GTGGATGAGTTGCAAAACACGATAGAGGAGgaccaaaagagtcttgttgagGAAATGAGAATAGCAACTGAGGAGCTTAAGAATGGGATGGAGGACGCAAGTGGGGGGTCGGAATCAATGGCAATTGACCAGTAA